Proteins from a genomic interval of Candidatus Woesearchaeota archaeon:
- a CDS encoding MBL fold metallo-hydrolase → MIVKLCENIYKLSADSNVYLLENEKIVVDTGPRSKRSELLRFLDKVIPLNEVIKVYFTHLHYDHIGNFDLFANAEFFAGAAEIEDFKKDKKAAILDDDMVQKFNSELKTAVSDEVFQVIETPGHTRGSICLFYPKQFVLFTGDTLFNKKMLGRVDLPTSVPAEIKKSIVKLLGCNFKILAPGHDY, encoded by the coding sequence ATGATTGTTAAGCTTTGTGAGAATATATATAAGCTGAGTGCTGACTCGAATGTTTATCTTCTTGAGAATGAGAAGATTGTGGTTGATACAGGACCAAGAAGCAAGAGAAGCGAGCTGCTGAGATTTCTGGATAAGGTCATTCCCTTGAATGAAGTGATAAAAGTTTATTTTACTCATTTGCATTATGACCATATTGGAAATTTTGATTTGTTTGCGAATGCGGAGTTTTTTGCCGGTGCTGCTGAGATTGAGGATTTTAAGAAAGATAAGAAAGCGGCTATTTTAGATGATGATATGGTCCAGAAGTTTAATTCTGAGCTGAAAACTGCTGTTTCTGATGAGGTTTTTCAGGTGATTGAAACGCCAGGGCATACGCGCGGATCAATATGCTTATTTTATCCAAAGCAGTTTGTCTTGTTTACAGGCGATACATTGTTCAACAAAAAGATGCTTGGCAGAGTGGATCTGCCGACTTCTGTGCCTGCTGAGATCAAGAAATCGATTGTTAAATTGCTTGGCTGCAATTTCAAGATATTGGCGCCAGGGCATGATTATTGA
- a CDS encoding GNAT family N-acetyltransferase, giving the protein MVLIKEAKTKDEVLQVIFLRRKVLVSENRYSIFKSEPDKYDLTSKIYVAKQGNKVIGTARVRKEGNIYRIQRMAICKNYRKKGTGTRIIKKILKDFINKRIYLMSPKSSVSFYEQFGFKKTKKTQKGKHHTYYRLQNFQ; this is encoded by the coding sequence TGGTCTTAATAAAAGAAGCAAAAACAAAGGACGAAGTGCTGCAAGTCATTTTTCTAAGAAGAAAAGTGCTTGTTTCTGAAAATAGATATTCAATATTCAAATCAGAACCAGATAAATATGATCTTACTTCAAAAATCTATGTTGCTAAACAAGGTAATAAAGTGATTGGAACTGCCAGAGTAAGAAAAGAAGGGAACATTTACAGAATCCAAAGAATGGCTATATGTAAAAATTACAGGAAAAAAGGGACGGGAACAAGAATAATCAAAAAAATTCTTAAAGATTTTATAAACAAAAGAATCTATTTGATGAGCCCTAAATCGTCTGTTTCGTTTTATGAACAATTTGGATTTAAAAAAACCAAGAAGACACAAAAAGGAAAACATCATACTTATTACAGGCTGCAAAACTTTCAATAA